Proteins encoded in a region of the Salipiger sp. CCB-MM3 genome:
- the phoU gene encoding phosphate signaling complex protein PhoU — protein MSDELKKHIASAFDRDLEGIQAQILKMGGLVEAAIHDAALSLESRDEELAQKVVAGDKAIDELEELLNEEAARVIALRAPTARDLRVVLSVMRMSANLERIGDLSKNMAKRTSVLSQLAQIEGSATALRRMSREVEHMLKDGLDAYIRRDEALAKDVIERDRDVDQMYNTLFREFLTFMLEDPRNITSCMHLHFIAKNVERMGDHVTAIAEQVIFLATGEMPHEGRVKEDRTSSDPALSADAGKE, from the coding sequence ATGAGTGACGAGCTGAAGAAACACATCGCCTCGGCCTTCGACCGCGACCTCGAAGGCATTCAGGCGCAGATCCTCAAGATGGGCGGCCTCGTCGAGGCGGCGATCCATGATGCCGCGCTCTCGCTTGAGAGCCGCGACGAGGAACTGGCACAGAAGGTCGTCGCCGGTGACAAGGCGATCGACGAGCTTGAAGAGCTGCTCAACGAGGAAGCCGCGCGGGTGATCGCGCTGCGCGCCCCCACCGCCCGCGACCTGCGCGTGGTGCTTTCGGTGATGCGCATGTCGGCCAACCTCGAGCGGATCGGCGATCTGTCGAAGAACATGGCCAAGCGCACCTCGGTGCTCTCGCAGCTGGCGCAGATCGAAGGCTCGGCCACCGCGCTGCGCCGCATGTCGCGCGAGGTCGAGCATATGCTCAAAGACGGGCTCGACGCCTACATCCGCCGCGATGAGGCGCTGGCCAAAGACGTGATCGAGCGCGACCGCGATGTGGACCAGATGTACAACACGCTGTTCCGCGAGTTCCTGACCTTCATGCTCGAGGACCCGCGCAACATCACCTCCTGCATGCATCTGCATTTCATCGCCAAGAACGTCGAGCGCATGGGCGACCATGTGACCGCCATCGCCGAGCAGGTGATTTTCCTCGCCACCGGCGAGATGCCGCATGAGGGCCGGGTGAAAGAAGACCGCACCTCTTCCGACCCGGCGCTCAGCGCCGATGCGGGCAAGGAGTGA
- the pstB gene encoding phosphate ABC transporter ATP-binding protein PstB, protein MYDSPLRKTEVDTNASKISARDVQVYYRDTHAIKDVNVEILDKTVTAFIGPSGCGKSTFLRTLNRMNDTIDICRVEGLIELDGEDIYDKRVDPVQLRAKVGMVFQKPNPFPKSIYDNVAYGPKIHGLAKNKAELDEIVEKALRRGAIWDEVKDRLDAPGTGLSGGQQQRLCIARAVATEPEVLLMDEPCSALDPIATGQVEELIDELRENYSVVIVTHSMQQAARVSQKTAFFHLGNLVEYGDTSQIFTNPVDPRTESYITGRIG, encoded by the coding sequence ATGTACGACTCGCCATTGAGGAAGACCGAAGTGGATACCAACGCTAGCAAGATTTCCGCCCGTGACGTGCAGGTCTATTATAGGGACACGCACGCCATCAAGGACGTCAATGTCGAGATCCTCGACAAGACCGTGACCGCCTTCATCGGTCCGTCGGGCTGCGGCAAATCCACCTTTCTGCGCACCCTGAACCGGATGAACGACACGATCGACATCTGCCGCGTCGAAGGGCTTATCGAGCTCGACGGCGAGGACATCTACGACAAGCGTGTCGACCCGGTGCAGCTGCGCGCCAAAGTGGGCATGGTGTTTCAAAAGCCGAACCCGTTCCCCAAGTCGATCTACGACAACGTCGCTTACGGGCCGAAAATCCACGGGCTGGCCAAGAACAAGGCCGAGCTTGACGAGATCGTCGAGAAGGCCCTGCGCCGCGGTGCCATCTGGGATGAGGTGAAGGACCGCCTCGATGCGCCGGGGACCGGCCTGTCGGGCGGCCAGCAGCAGCGTCTGTGCATCGCCCGCGCCGTGGCCACCGAGCCCGAGGTGCTGCTGATGGACGAGCCCTGCTCGGCGCTCGACCCGATCGCCACCGGTCAGGTCGAGGAGCTGATCGACGAGCTGCGCGAGAACTACTCGGTGGTGATCGTGACCCACTCCATGCAGCAGGCCGCGCGGGTGAGCCAGAAGACCGCCTTCTTCCACCTCGGCAACCTCGTGGAATACGGCGACACCTCGCAGATCTTCACCAACCCCGTGGATCCCCGCACGGAATCCTACATCACCGGACGGATCGGATAA
- the pstA gene encoding phosphate ABC transporter permease PstA, giving the protein MSDATYSGDAPKSHGLLTVDPRTKKRNASEKRFRTYGLAAIGAGVFFLAVLLIAIVSNGIGAFQQTFIEVPVYLEEAKLDKNGNRDPAEMQKVSTFGYNPLIQNSLWKVVVDSGAETPFEEAKDVKEMISASAAAKVRDWVLANPERVGETVDFQILASSRVDGYLKGRVSRESIEQDKNIDAEHLDLVDVLREQGVVHKSFNWEFITGADASESRAEQAGLGVSMLGSLFMMITVLLLALPIGVAASIYLEEFAPQNKFTDFIEVNISNLAAVPSIVFGILGLAAFIQFAHLPQSAPLVGGLTLTLMTLPTIVISTRAALKAVPPSIRDAALGVGASKMQATFHHVLPLAMPGILTGTIIGLAQALGETAPLLLIGMVGYIATNYPEGVFSGFLSPNSAMPAQIYEWAKRADPAYYERAWGGIIILLVFLLAMNLLAIVLRRKFERRW; this is encoded by the coding sequence ATGTCCGACGCAACCTATTCCGGCGACGCGCCCAAGTCCCACGGGCTGCTGACCGTCGATCCCCGCACCAAGAAACGCAACGCTTCCGAGAAACGCTTTCGCACCTATGGCCTCGCGGCCATTGGCGCCGGTGTGTTCTTTCTCGCGGTGCTGCTGATCGCCATCGTCAGCAACGGCATCGGCGCGTTCCAGCAGACCTTCATCGAGGTGCCGGTCTATCTCGAAGAAGCCAAGCTCGACAAAAACGGCAACCGCGATCCGGCGGAAATGCAGAAGGTCTCGACCTTTGGCTACAACCCGCTGATCCAGAACTCGCTGTGGAAAGTCGTCGTCGACAGCGGCGCCGAGACCCCCTTCGAGGAAGCCAAGGACGTCAAGGAGATGATCTCTGCCTCGGCTGCGGCCAAGGTGCGTGACTGGGTGCTGGCAAACCCCGAGCGGGTTGGCGAAACCGTCGATTTCCAGATCCTCGCGTCGAGCCGCGTCGACGGCTACCTCAAAGGCCGCGTCAGCCGCGAGAGCATCGAGCAGGACAAGAACATCGACGCCGAGCATCTCGATCTGGTCGACGTGCTGCGCGAGCAGGGCGTGGTCCACAAGAGCTTCAACTGGGAGTTCATCACCGGCGCCGACGCCTCGGAAAGCCGCGCTGAACAGGCCGGTCTGGGCGTGTCGATGCTGGGCTCGCTCTTCATGATGATCACCGTGCTGCTGCTGGCTCTGCCGATTGGCGTCGCGGCCTCGATCTACCTCGAAGAGTTTGCGCCGCAGAACAAGTTCACCGACTTCATCGAGGTGAACATCTCCAACCTCGCCGCGGTGCCCTCGATCGTCTTCGGTATCCTTGGCCTCGCGGCCTTCATCCAGTTCGCGCATCTGCCGCAGTCGGCACCGCTTGTGGGTGGCCTGACGCTGACGCTGATGACGCTGCCGACCATCGTGATCTCGACCCGCGCCGCGCTGAAGGCGGTGCCGCCGTCGATCCGCGATGCGGCGCTGGGGGTGGGTGCGTCGAAGATGCAGGCGACCTTCCACCACGTGCTGCCGCTGGCCATGCCCGGCATCCTGACCGGCACGATCATCGGCCTTGCCCAAGCGCTTGGCGAAACCGCGCCGCTGCTGCTGATCGGCATGGTCGGCTATATCGCCACCAACTATCCCGAGGGGGTCTTTTCGGGCTTCCTGTCGCCGAACTCGGCCATGCCCGCCCAGATCTACGAATGGGCCAAGCGCGCCGACCCTGCCTACTACGAGCGTGCCTGGGGCGGGATCATCATCCTGCTGGTGTTCCTGCTGGCCATGAACCTGCTCGCCATCGTGCTGCGCCGCAAGTTCGAGCGCCGCTGGTAA
- the pstC gene encoding phosphate ABC transporter permease subunit PstC, whose protein sequence is MPVLWLILIVLALAVAGYFAGRARAISSAGDDRRGLHSLPNYYGWNVAIKAMAPAFLVLIIWLVAQPFVVNSKATGLLDAAAIPEGSTLGLVMSDVRRVADGLDLAVEQGLLTAGEASDLSTSGTDVRGILGSAGVAVGSDITPEVLDAAQSYRTSNATGDLLRAIVVLGLALAGGAWALAQTNKDFRARNSVEHAIRAILIGAASIAILTTIGIVLSLVFNTVEFFRIYPASEFFGSFTWSPSFGGGSQLGIWPLLWGTLYISLIALLVSVPIGLFAAVYLSEYAGPKFRAVAKPALELLAGIPTIVYGLFALLTVGPLLLSVFGRDGLNWMQAGTAVMTAGLVMGIMLIPFVSSLSDDIINAVPQSLRDGSYGLGATQSETIKQVILPAALPGIVGAILLAASRAIGETMIVVMGAGAAARLSLNPFDAMTTVTAKIVSQLTGDADFASPEALVAFALGMTLFVMTLALNVFALYIVRKYREQYD, encoded by the coding sequence ATGCCTGTTCTCTGGCTGATCCTGATCGTTCTCGCGCTGGCCGTCGCGGGATATTTCGCCGGGCGCGCACGCGCCATTTCAAGCGCCGGCGACGACCGACGCGGCCTTCATTCGCTGCCGAATTATTATGGCTGGAACGTCGCGATCAAAGCGATGGCACCGGCCTTCCTCGTTCTGATCATCTGGCTGGTCGCCCAGCCTTTCGTGGTCAACAGCAAGGCCACCGGCCTGCTTGACGCTGCCGCCATCCCCGAAGGATCCACGCTGGGTCTGGTGATGTCGGATGTGCGCCGCGTGGCTGACGGGCTCGACCTCGCCGTCGAGCAGGGGCTGCTGACCGCTGGTGAGGCCTCGGACCTGAGCACGTCGGGGACCGACGTTCGCGGCATTCTAGGCAGCGCCGGTGTTGCCGTGGGCTCTGACATCACGCCCGAGGTGCTGGATGCCGCGCAAAGCTACCGCACGAGCAACGCCACCGGCGATCTGCTGCGCGCCATCGTGGTGCTTGGCCTTGCGCTGGCTGGCGGCGCATGGGCGCTGGCGCAGACCAACAAGGATTTCCGCGCGCGCAACTCGGTCGAGCATGCGATCCGCGCGATCCTGATCGGTGCCGCCTCGATCGCGATCCTGACCACCATCGGCATCGTGCTGTCGCTGGTCTTCAACACCGTCGAGTTCTTCCGCATCTACCCGGCGTCGGAATTCTTCGGCTCCTTCACATGGTCGCCCAGCTTTGGCGGCGGCTCGCAGCTTGGCATCTGGCCGCTGCTTTGGGGCACGCTCTATATCTCGCTGATCGCGCTGCTGGTGTCGGTGCCGATCGGGCTGTTTGCCGCCGTCTACCTGTCGGAATACGCCGGGCCGAAATTCCGTGCCGTCGCCAAACCCGCGCTGGAACTCTTGGCCGGTATCCCGACCATCGTTTACGGTCTCTTCGCGCTGCTGACGGTCGGCCCGCTGCTGCTGTCGGTCTTTGGCCGCGACGGGCTGAACTGGATGCAGGCGGGCACCGCCGTGATGACCGCGGGTCTCGTGATGGGCATCATGCTGATCCCCTTCGTCAGCTCGCTGTCGGATGACATCATCAACGCCGTGCCGCAATCGCTGCGCGACGGGTCTTACGGGCTTGGCGCGACCCAGTCCGAGACCATCAAGCAGGTGATCCTGCCCGCCGCGCTGCCCGGCATCGTCGGCGCGATCCTTCTGGCCGCCTCGCGCGCCATCGGCGAGACGATGATCGTGGTGATGGGGGCAGGGGCCGCGGCCCGGCTGTCGCTCAACCCGTTCGATGCGATGACCACCGTCACCGCCAAGATCGTCAGCCAGCTGACCGGCGACGCGGATTTCGCCTCGCCCGAAGCACTGGTGGCCTTCGCCCTCGGCATGACCCTTTTCGTCATGACCTTGGCGCTCAACGTCTTCGCGCTCTACATCGTGCGCAAATACCGGGAGCAGTACGACTGA
- a CDS encoding substrate-binding domain-containing protein gives MQSVKLAVSTLALAAASASAAAARDNVQVAGSSTVLPYASIVAEAFGENFDFPTPVVESGGSSAGLKRFCEGVGENTIDIANASRAIREKEIKACADAGVTDIIQVRIGYDGIVFASQKDGPEFTAFEPDDWYNALAPKVVVDGELVDNPYTKWSEFNADLPDVEIAAFIPGTKHGTREVFEEKVLAAGCETTGALEAMVASGMSEDDAEDACIAVRTDGKSVDIDGDYTETLARIDSNANGVGVFGLAFYENNTDKLKVATMSGIEPSTETIASGEYPVSRPLFFYIKKAHIGVIPGLKEFAEFFVADEIAGPDGPLANYGLVSDPELSATQSMVADEETM, from the coding sequence ATGCAATCCGTCAAACTCGCCGTTTCGACCCTCGCGCTCGCCGCTGCTTCGGCAAGCGCTGCTGCCGCACGTGACAACGTTCAGGTTGCAGGCTCGTCGACCGTGCTGCCCTACGCCTCGATCGTCGCCGAAGCCTTTGGCGAGAACTTCGACTTCCCGACGCCCGTCGTGGAATCGGGCGGCTCCTCGGCTGGCCTGAAGCGCTTCTGCGAAGGCGTCGGCGAGAACACCATCGACATCGCGAACGCCTCGCGCGCCATCCGCGAAAAAGAGATCAAAGCCTGTGCCGACGCTGGCGTGACGGACATCATTCAGGTCCGCATCGGCTATGACGGCATCGTCTTCGCGTCGCAGAAAGACGGCCCCGAGTTCACCGCGTTCGAGCCGGATGACTGGTACAACGCGCTGGCACCGAAAGTCGTCGTCGACGGCGAGCTGGTCGACAACCCCTACACCAAATGGTCGGAATTCAACGCCGATCTGCCGGACGTCGAGATCGCAGCCTTCATCCCGGGCACCAAGCACGGCACCCGCGAAGTCTTTGAAGAGAAGGTTCTGGCGGCTGGTTGCGAGACCACCGGCGCTCTGGAAGCCATGGTCGCTTCGGGCATGTCGGAAGACGACGCTGAAGACGCCTGCATCGCGGTCCGCACCGACGGCAAGTCGGTCGACATCGACGGCGACTACACCGAGACCCTGGCCCGTATCGACAGCAACGCAAACGGCGTTGGCGTCTTCGGCCTGGCGTTCTACGAGAACAACACCGACAAGCTCAAAGTCGCGACCATGTCCGGCATCGAGCCGTCGACCGAGACCATCGCGTCGGGCGAATACCCGGTGTCGCGTCCGCTGTTCTTCTACATCAAGAAAGCCCACATCGGCGTCATCCCCGGCCTTAAAGAATTCGCAGAGTTCTTCGTTGCTGACGAGATCGCTGGCCCCGATGGCCCGCTCGCCAACTACGGCCTCGTGTCCGACCCCGAACTGAGCGCGACTCAGTCGATGGTCGCCGACGAGGAAACCATGTAA
- a CDS encoding ATP-binding protein → MKAEARDLIDAMPLPAVLIRWDERIDAANAEATALLGEGLAGRHFITVLRQPVLLDAIEGTFRDGTPRKTRYLSTDGRQDTAFDVACRAVALEKGPGVLLTFADVTHLEQAGQMRRDFVANVSHELRTPLTALLGFIETLRGPAREDAAARERFLGIMETEAERMERLVGDLLSLSRLEAEERVRPTEPLDLPELMSSVLNGLAPLAEEAGVSLVRDLPEGPLEVVGDSDQLRQVMVNLVENALKYSGRGAQVTVRLSPPTYQPRLRAEGVEIEVTDTGPGFDPLHIPRLTERFYRVDSHRSREMGGTGLGLAIVKHIVNRHRGRLRIESMPGKGSTFRVILPLRASAPRVEDA, encoded by the coding sequence ATGAAGGCCGAGGCGCGCGATCTGATCGACGCCATGCCGCTCCCGGCGGTTCTGATCCGCTGGGACGAGAGAATCGACGCCGCCAACGCGGAAGCGACCGCCTTGCTGGGCGAGGGGCTTGCGGGCCGGCATTTCATCACCGTGCTGCGCCAGCCGGTGCTGCTGGATGCGATCGAGGGCACGTTTCGCGACGGCACACCGCGCAAGACCCGCTACCTGTCGACCGATGGTCGGCAGGACACCGCCTTTGATGTGGCCTGCCGCGCGGTGGCGCTCGAGAAAGGGCCGGGCGTGCTGCTGACCTTCGCCGATGTCACCCATCTGGAGCAGGCCGGGCAGATGCGGCGCGATTTTGTCGCCAACGTCAGCCATGAGCTACGCACGCCGCTGACCGCTTTGCTGGGCTTCATAGAGACCCTGCGCGGCCCGGCGCGCGAGGATGCGGCCGCGCGCGAGCGCTTTCTCGGGATCATGGAGACCGAGGCCGAACGCATGGAACGGCTCGTGGGCGATCTGCTCTCGCTCAGCCGTCTGGAGGCGGAAGAGCGCGTGCGCCCGACCGAGCCACTCGATCTGCCGGAGCTTATGAGCTCGGTGCTGAACGGGCTGGCGCCGCTGGCCGAAGAGGCCGGGGTCAGCTTGGTCCGCGATCTGCCCGAGGGGCCGCTGGAGGTGGTTGGCGATTCCGATCAGCTGCGGCAGGTCATGGTCAATCTCGTTGAAAACGCGTTGAAATATTCCGGTCGCGGCGCGCAGGTGACGGTGCGCCTGTCACCGCCGACCTATCAGCCGCGCCTGCGGGCCGAGGGGGTCGAGATCGAGGTGACTGACACCGGGCCGGGCTTTGATCCGCTGCATATCCCGCGCCTGACCGAGCGGTTCTACCGGGTCGACAGTCACCGCTCGCGCGAGATGGGCGGCACCGGGCTGGGCCTCGCCATCGTCAAGCATATCGTGAACCGGCACCGCGGGCGACTTCGGATCGAGAGCATGCCGGGCAAAGGCAGCACCTTCCGGGTGATCCTGCCGCTGCGCGCCAGCGCGCCGCGGGTCGAGGACGCCTGA
- a CDS encoding trans-sulfuration enzyme family protein gives MDTRKTLIRPVPVPASVSSAVVTPIMPAVVYASDSPDSLDDQYNGVTSGYTYAREGHPNADMLAQRIDALEGMEGGIVTGSGMSAVSAVLLGLLSAGDHVLGADQLYGRSLRMMAEDLPRLGIATSLADPTDITAFAAALRPETKLVLIELVSNPTLRIADLDGIAALCKEKGVLLAVDNTFTTPAAIKPVERGADIVIHSVTKLLAGHADVTLGWVAAKDPEVNQRLRVFAVTAGLTASPFDCWLAERGLMTFPLRFRQTQETAQRLSDFLTGKPGVRRVLYPGRADHPDAGRAQSVLRGNPGNMLSFELDGGRAAANAFTEAAQGIAFAPTLGDVGTTLSHPASSSHRALTPEGRAALGISEGFFRVSVGLEDPEALLEVFESGLKAAREAL, from the coding sequence ATGGACACCCGCAAGACTCTCATTCGCCCGGTTCCCGTACCCGCATCGGTTTCTTCGGCCGTGGTCACGCCCATCATGCCGGCGGTGGTTTACGCCTCCGACAGCCCGGATTCGCTCGACGATCAGTACAATGGCGTCACTTCCGGCTACACCTATGCGCGCGAAGGTCACCCCAACGCCGACATGCTGGCGCAGCGCATCGACGCGCTTGAGGGGATGGAGGGCGGCATCGTCACCGGATCCGGCATGTCCGCTGTGTCCGCCGTTCTGCTTGGGCTGCTGAGCGCGGGCGATCACGTTCTGGGGGCCGATCAGCTGTACGGGCGCTCGCTGCGGATGATGGCCGAGGATCTGCCGCGCTTGGGCATCGCCACCTCGCTGGCCGATCCGACCGACATCACTGCCTTTGCCGCCGCGCTGCGGCCCGAGACCAAGCTGGTGCTGATCGAACTGGTGTCGAACCCGACGCTGCGGATCGCCGATCTCGACGGGATCGCCGCGCTCTGCAAGGAAAAGGGCGTGCTGCTGGCGGTGGACAACACCTTTACCACCCCCGCCGCGATCAAGCCGGTGGAGCGCGGCGCCGATATCGTCATTCATTCGGTGACCAAACTGCTCGCGGGCCATGCGGATGTGACGCTGGGCTGGGTGGCCGCCAAGGACCCGGAGGTGAACCAGCGCCTGCGCGTCTTCGCCGTGACCGCAGGCCTCACCGCAAGCCCGTTTGATTGCTGGCTGGCCGAGCGCGGGCTGATGACCTTCCCGCTGCGGTTCCGCCAGACGCAGGAGACGGCGCAGCGGCTGTCCGATTTCCTGACCGGCAAGCCGGGCGTGCGCCGCGTGCTCTATCCGGGCCGCGCTGACCATCCCGACGCCGGGCGCGCGCAATCGGTGCTGCGGGGCAATCCGGGCAATATGCTCAGCTTCGAGCTGGACGGCGGGCGGGCCGCGGCCAACGCTTTCACCGAGGCGGCGCAGGGCATCGCCTTTGCCCCGACGCTCGGCGATGTGGGCACCACGCTGTCGCATCCCGCGTCCTCGTCGCACCGAGCGCTGACGCCCGAAGGGCGCGCCGCGCTGGGGATTTCCGAGGGCTTCTTCCGCGTCTCGGTGGGGCTTGAGGATCCCGAGGCGCTGCTCGAGGTCTTCGAGAGCGGCCTCAAAGCCGCGCGAGAGGCGCTCTGA
- a CDS encoding gamma carbonic anhydrase family protein, producing the protein MTVYALDGVAPELHESAWVAPDANLIGKIVMEEGSSVWFGCTLRGDNEEIRVGAGSNVQENVVCHTDMGFPLTIGAGCTIGHKAMLHGCTIGENSLIGMGATILNGAKIGRNCLIGAGALIPEGKEIPDGSLVMGMPGKVVRQLDEAAIEGLRKSALNYQENARRFSAGLIPV; encoded by the coding sequence ATGACAGTTTACGCATTGGACGGGGTGGCCCCGGAGCTTCACGAAAGCGCCTGGGTCGCGCCCGATGCGAACCTCATCGGCAAAATTGTCATGGAAGAGGGCAGTTCGGTCTGGTTCGGCTGCACGCTGCGCGGGGATAATGAGGAGATCCGCGTGGGCGCAGGCTCGAACGTTCAGGAGAACGTGGTGTGCCACACCGATATGGGTTTTCCGCTGACCATCGGCGCGGGCTGCACCATCGGCCATAAGGCGATGTTGCACGGCTGTACGATCGGCGAGAACTCTCTGATCGGCATGGGGGCGACGATCCTCAACGGCGCGAAGATCGGGCGCAACTGCCTGATCGGTGCCGGGGCGCTGATCCCGGAAGGCAAGGAAATCCCCGATGGTAGCCTTGTGATGGGCATGCCGGGCAAGGTGGTCCGGCAGCTTGATGAGGCGGCGATCGAAGGGCTGCGGAAGTCGGCCCTGAACTATCAAGAAAATGCCCGACGCTTCAGCGCCGGGCTAATCCCTGTCTGA
- the gmk gene encoding guanylate kinase, which produces MSGRRGLLIILSSPSGAGKSTLAKRLRAWDPSIIFSVSATTRAPRPGEVDGEDYHFMPEIDFKKAVSSGNMLEHAHVFGNFYGSPKGPVREAIIDGQDVLFDIDWQGAQQITNSELGLHTLSIFLLPPSIGELKRRLEARGQDGADVIDKRMQKSWDEISHWGSYDFVLVNEDLDETEAQLKSIITATRLRRTQQPGLLNHVRALQAEFEEGDV; this is translated from the coding sequence ATGAGCGGACGGCGCGGCCTCCTGATCATCCTTTCCTCGCCCTCGGGCGCGGGCAAATCGACCTTGGCCAAGCGTCTGCGGGCGTGGGACCCGTCGATCATCTTCTCGGTCTCGGCGACCACACGGGCGCCGCGGCCCGGCGAGGTGGACGGCGAGGACTACCATTTCATGCCCGAGATCGACTTCAAGAAGGCCGTGTCGAGCGGCAATATGCTCGAACACGCGCATGTCTTCGGCAATTTCTACGGCTCGCCCAAGGGCCCGGTGCGCGAGGCGATTATCGACGGGCAGGACGTGCTGTTCGACATCGACTGGCAGGGCGCGCAGCAGATCACCAACTCCGAGCTTGGCCTGCACACGCTGTCGATCTTCCTGCTGCCACCGTCGATCGGCGAGCTCAAGCGGCGGCTCGAGGCGCGCGGTCAGGACGGTGCCGATGTCATTGACAAGCGGATGCAGAAAAGCTGGGACGAGATCTCGCACTGGGGCTCGTATGACTTCGTTCTGGTGAACGAGGACCTCGACGAGACCGAGGCGCAGCTCAAGAGCATCATCACCGCCACGCGGCTGCGCCGCACCCAGCAGCCCGGTCTGCTGAACCATGTGCGCGCGCTGCAGGCAGAGTTTGAGGAGGGCGACGTATGA
- a CDS encoding YicC/YloC family endoribonuclease: MRQSMTGFASRQGETAGLRWSWELRGVNGKGLELRLRLPDWIEGLEPQVRAAAQKALARGNVQISLKTQGNGEEAAAELDEAVLTRILTAMARIEGAAAGQGLVLSPSSAAQIVALRGVLSTSGAPADITQLRGEMLAAFGEALEEFTQMRRTEGAALAAILTGQLDEIEALVAQAAEAVEARRGEQDERLRAQLQRVMEGVSGVDEARVAQELAVIAVKSDVTEELDRLTAHVAAARELLAAEGAVGRRLDFLMQEFNREANTLCSKSGSAALTQVGLTLKTVIDQMREQVQNVE, translated from the coding sequence ATGCGGCAATCCATGACCGGCTTTGCATCACGCCAAGGGGAAACCGCGGGGCTCCGCTGGAGCTGGGAGTTGCGCGGGGTGAATGGCAAGGGGCTGGAGCTGCGCCTTCGGCTGCCCGACTGGATCGAGGGGCTCGAGCCGCAGGTCCGCGCCGCGGCGCAAAAGGCGCTGGCACGGGGCAACGTGCAGATTTCGCTCAAGACGCAGGGCAACGGTGAGGAAGCGGCGGCGGAGCTTGATGAGGCGGTGCTGACGCGGATCCTTACGGCGATGGCGCGGATCGAAGGGGCTGCGGCCGGGCAGGGGCTGGTGCTCTCGCCATCCTCCGCGGCGCAGATTGTGGCCCTTCGCGGCGTGCTGAGCACCTCTGGCGCGCCCGCCGATATCACCCAGTTGCGCGGCGAGATGCTGGCGGCCTTTGGCGAGGCGCTGGAGGAGTTCACCCAGATGCGCCGCACCGAAGGCGCGGCTCTGGCCGCGATCCTGACCGGGCAGCTTGATGAGATCGAGGCTTTGGTGGCGCAGGCCGCCGAGGCGGTCGAGGCGCGTCGGGGCGAGCAGGACGAGCGTCTGCGCGCCCAGTTGCAGCGCGTGATGGAGGGGGTGAGTGGGGTCGATGAGGCGCGCGTCGCGCAGGAACTGGCGGTGATCGCGGTGAAATCCGACGTCACCGAAGAGCTTGACCGCCTGACCGCCCATGTGGCCGCCGCGCGTGAGCTTCTGGCAGCGGAAGGCGCCGTGGGGCGGCGTCTCGACTTTCTGATGCAGGAATTCAACCGCGAGGCGAACACGCTCTGCTCGAAATCCGGCTCCGCCGCCTTGACGCAGGTCGGCCTGACCCTCAAGACGGTCATCGACCAGATGCGCGAGCAAGTGCAGAACGTGGAGTAA
- a CDS encoding PAS domain-containing protein gives MTEHEKERRLAPLRLIEAYWQGLVGADGQIPLRSQIDPRGIESALEYAFLGERIAPMLAKLRVAGTHLNELMGMETSGMPLSALIAPEDRDQLGAAIAKLFADGVEVRMHLVAEEGFGKSRLTGDMVLLPLRSDMGDLSRMIGALVTHGRVGRTPRRFRIESISMHAPGEALAEREEHSIKKPVSLPKPPVAPVRALAEDGSPFTPAPFKPAQDSSGKRPPYLRLIVSNDD, from the coding sequence ATGACAGAGCACGAGAAGGAACGGCGCCTCGCGCCGCTGCGGCTGATCGAGGCCTATTGGCAGGGGCTCGTCGGCGCCGACGGGCAGATCCCGCTGCGCAGCCAGATCGACCCTCGCGGCATCGAAAGCGCCTTGGAATATGCTTTCCTCGGAGAGCGCATTGCCCCGATGCTGGCAAAGCTGCGCGTGGCGGGCACCCATCTCAACGAGCTTATGGGAATGGAGACCTCGGGCATGCCGCTCTCGGCCCTGATCGCCCCCGAGGATCGCGACCAGCTGGGCGCGGCCATTGCCAAACTCTTTGCTGACGGCGTGGAAGTGCGGATGCACCTTGTGGCCGAGGAAGGCTTCGGCAAAAGCCGCCTGACCGGGGACATGGTGCTTCTGCCGCTGCGCTCGGACATGGGCGATCTCAGCCGGATGATCGGCGCGCTGGTGACCCATGGCCGCGTCGGTCGCACGCCCCGGCGCTTCCGTATCGAAAGCATCAGCATGCATGCGCCCGGCGAGGCTTTGGCCGAGCGCGAAGAGCACAGCATCAAGAAGCCCGTCAGCCTGCCCAAGCCGCCCGTCGCGCCGGTGCGCGCGCTTGCCGAAGATGGCTCGCCCTTCACGCCCGCTCCGTTCAAACCCGCGCAGGACAGCAGCGGGAAACGTCCGCCCTACCTGCGCTTGATCGTCTCTAACGACGATTGA